Part of the Ficedula albicollis isolate OC2 chromosome 6, FicAlb1.5, whole genome shotgun sequence genome is shown below.
CTCCAAAGGCTGCCACCACTAAGACCAGCAAGCGAAAAGTCTTTCTCCTCCTGGCACGGTCCCACTCAGCTTGGCCCTGGGTGACATTGCCTGGGACTACACGGTTCTTCAGCTTGACTGAGATCCTCAGGTAGGACAGGGAGATGACAGCCAAAGGCAATACATAGGTGATGATGAGGGTGCTGTAGGCATAAGCCAAACGATCTCTTTTCATGTGGAACCAAAACTCCTCGCAGATGGAGAAGTCCAGCTCTGGGAACTCTGCGTGGTAGGTGTGGACCAAGGCTGGGGCAGCCaaagtgcagctcagcagccaaaTAGCAGCCAGGATGTAAGCACAGATGGGGATGGTGAGCCTCCTGCGGAACGGGTACACCGTGGCACAGTACCTGTCCACAGCTATCACAGTCAGGGTGAAGACAGACACAAACACCGTGACAGGTTgcatcaggaaaacaaagtagCACATGAAGCGCCCGTAAACCCATCCCCGGGGCTCAAAGGCATAGGCCAGGGTCAGGGGTACACAGGTGGCACACATGAGCATGTCTGAGAAAGCCAGATTGCCTACCAGAAAGTTGGTGACattgtgcattttttttgtcttgcagaTGACATAGATGAGAAGGTAATTCCCAATGACACCAATAAAAACCACCAGCGAGTAGCAGGGGATGATGAGTGGCTTGAAGGACTGAACAAACTGGAGCCCTGAGAATAAATTGCTGGTGTTGCTGTGAATCGCAGAGAGGAAGCTTTGGGAGCTTAAATTGTCCGAATTCatcattttcctccttctgttGTCTGCCGTCAGCTGAGTGAAGTAGTTAGCACTGCGCTGCTCCCGCACTCACTCAGTGGGATAATGAATGGATTACTGCCTGTCCAGAGGTTACCACATGGATAGTAAACAAGCAGCCGTAAATGCAAAAGGTGAACTCGTAATCCTTGAGAGGCAGCTTTCAGCAGTTCctaagaaaaatcaaatacaacCAATTTCCATTCAAGTCCTCCGTATTTACTATTAAATCTAGCTTTTGACAGCATGCCACTTAATAAACATTTAATGCAGTGAGTACTTACTGCTGGGGGGTTTTAATCCCATATGATTTTCCTGTGGATGCCAAGAAGTGCCCTAGATGTCTGTCTTCTGCAAATCCAGGAgcgtgtatgtgtgtgtgtatcagagagagagagagagagagagagaatataTGAGTGAGAAAGAGGGCGATGCGCATTTACAAGCTAAGTGGAGATCACTGTTTTTAAACAGTCTTCACTACTAGGTCATGACAGATTTGTGTGTAAGCTTTTATCCCCATTGGCTGCCCTGGGTATTACGTTGctctttgtgtgttttttacTGATAGTAATTAGTTCTAGAATATCCTTTCAAAAattcccctctccttccagTACATCTATAATTGCCCCTCGCTGCTAAAAATCAATTTACTTTCATTAACACGAGCCTGCACAGTATCTTATCCCAAATTCGCTTTGCCAGAGCCCCCAGAGTGTCCAAAAATACTACCTGTAATTTTGTTGCTCTAATGTAACtgtaaaatagaattttaatcACATGCTGAAGGCAAATAAATGTTTATGCCACTAGAGGGTCTCAGCTATGTACCTGTGAATGAAGTTAGGATTAGAAATGTGCATTTAGCTTGTAGCACAAATGATCTTATTttacttaaatttattttccactggTGCTGCAATGTTTGCTCACCCACTCTGACTATTTTCAGTAGGATTTACACatctttaaaagtaaataaatgtgAGAGCATCTCAAAGGAAATATTAGCATTCAAATAGGTTAGATGTAAGGGTTTAACCTGCAGACAGCTACAGCAAACTGCTAATATTGCAACtatccaaaaatatttcaggtgtTTCCACATTTCTGCGTTAGATTTGTTAACCTTTTCTATACCAGACAACAAGTGCTAGCCAGTCTGTAAAACAATCTATAGTTGTTTTTTCCTGGTTCAGGCAttagaaagcaaacaaatcagGATAAGTGCttacagaatatttatttagacATCTTCATCCAGCTCTTGTCGGTTGTTCTAATTCTCCCTTAACTCTTCTGCATTTCAACCAAGGACCAGGATCTCATCTGGTGAAAACCAGTGAAAATCCACTGCCTCCATTTGTACCAGCTAGAGAAACTAAAAAATCCGTGAAGCAGCCTAACTTCTGAATGCTTCAGACTAGAGAATATTGTAATGTTCTGCAAGGCACTCAGGGGATTTAGACACAGTTGTAAATGCCAGTTTATGTCCTAGTCAGTTAGACTAAGGAAATATTAACCCATTATTTTCTAGGAGGCTATGGGCAGATCCACATCCTTTTGTTTTGATGTCATTTGACATAAATCAGAAGTTTAAATAGACTTAATTTTTGTCCTACTCCTTTCCCTAATTCTAAAACAGAAGCTAATCTCGTGTAGCCCTGGTTCTGATCAGAGACATTCTGCTTGTGAAGGATGGGAAATTCAAACATGGCaagtgctggctctgtgctgctgcatgcaGGGTTAGATTATGTCATGGACTGGAATAGGGCTGTAATTCCAGCCTGAGGGGAGAGCATGCACACAGCCCCATTGCTCAGGGGTGTCATCCTTCCCTTCATGGCTATAGTCACCTAACCACGACCCAGACTAAAAACGGGGTGTTATAGCCCACTTCAGTGTCCAATCTCCCTCTTTGAGCTGTATGGGGCCCAGGGGAATATGGTACCTGTTTATCTCTACATACCCAAATCCAGGATAGGAGAGGGACCTGAGGGCAGAGGTTGCAAAGAGGCAAGGAAATAGGAAATTCCTTCTGCTGTCACCACCCAGTGCAACCACACTGCTTGGTGATGAGCAGCATGCTGCAGAATTCCTAAAGCCCATAAATTCAATTGCTCCATTTAATGTGGGAGAAAAGCATGGCCTGTTTTAAAGTAGGATTGCAGCAGGCTTTGTACATGGCCTCTCATAGAAGccaaaaaatatgaaaatgaaggGAGGCATTTGTAAAATGCCTTCATATTGCCCACATTCTACTAGAATGACAAGGGCATTTGTAAAATGCCTTCATATTGCCCACATCCTACTGGAATGACAAGATTTGAGTGAGGAAAGAAGCCTCACAATAATATAattgcaaacaaaataattcaaaatttcatttttagccaagtaatttttttgcatcCTTCCCAAGAGCTGCAGAGTTGATCCCATAAATATTCTCATTGTATTCCTAGGAGAAAAAGGTTTATTGTTCACTATGtgagaaaaatcaaacacagtGTCATCTCAAGAAGCCTTCAAGGTCACCTTAACACTCAGGTCACAAAACAAACCttatatattcttttctttcaagctgTACCAGGCAATCTTCCCATATTTTCCCTTgccttaaaatttattttcttcacctcTGAAACCAGTAACCAGTACACCCTCTGTTTGAAGGCTCCTACCTATTTCTCATagtgattttctgtttgttttggcttCAGGCAAAAAATGTCTTCGGTTCAGCCATATACCACAGCCAAGGTCTGGAAAGATAATATTTAATAGAAGCTTgaatagaaaaatattccagcaaTTTATCCCAAGGTAagaatattttctccttctaaaactgcaaatattaattttgtttagaaTTTCCAAGGCTATCTGACAGAGTCCTTCCTGAACAGACTATAAGTCCTTTTCACATGCAGAATTTCctcattaaaagagaaaaggtcaCAGAAACTGCATTACTGTCATATTAGAACTATTTTGACATTCCAAGTGTATTAGGGTGTCACACATAGGAATGATGATGAGTGTCTGGTTGAAACCCTGGTCTTCCTTGAGCCAACAGAGAATATTTAGAGCAAGACCAGCACTTCACAGAAATGTTTCACAGCTGAGCTTTCATGATCTCTTGTGCTATCCTGTCCAGCTCTGCATAGAAACACTGAGTACAAACATTGGAAGTTGCTTTTAGGCTTTACACACCACAGCATTTTCTTGTGTCATCTCACGGTTTCAGCTGTTAGTTTTCCATGTACAAACATTGGAAGTTGCTTTTAGGCTTTACAgaccaaaacattttcttgtgtCATCTCACGGTTTCAGCTGTTAGTTTTCCATGTTCCTGGAAActattcatcttttttttttttttccctgtaaaccACAACTACTTTTTGTACCACAGAGCTACTTTAAAATTCATTCACATTCTTTTGGGAATGTTCTGTGCAGGACAGATCAGGTAGTTCTTGCAAAGCCAATTATAAAAACTGATGATTTGCATATTTGCAATGATGTCAGGCTGGGGGTTCCTTTACCAAATTCTTCTTTTGGCCAGCCAGGGAACAAGATTTTATTTCACACAACAATTTCAAGTCCATGCATCTTACCCTTCCCCCATTTAAGCATATAGATGCATGatgtctgtccctgctgtggacTGAGATATCACAGTCCCTAAATTTTAAGAACCTTAGTTTACAACTAAGAGTGAgtttttaatttactgttttGAGGGAGGGTTTTTTGGCTACGAGTTTTTTGCTTgttattgctgcttttctcaaaTTTGAGGCATCAAATTTTGATAAACACAGGatttagattaaaataattcattataGAGGAAAAATAACACTTAAAGTGGAAGTCCTGTAGTCTGATAGCAGTTTTGTAGTAGGTTTTAGACTAAGGACAGAAGAAAGCACTCAAGAGAGAGATTAGACAAAATAGGATACCAAAGGAAGattttgtgaaattaattttccatctatgttgttaaaattattttctcaacaCAAAATATGTAGCAGTTCTCAGTTTGGCTTTGTGTAGCTTATGAGAAATCATCATCTATATCACAGGAAATCTCCTAAGAACTGTGAGACAGGCAAAGAACAGCAGCATCTATGAAGAAATTGGACCAGAAGACAGCAACTATTTGTGGTACTCAAGAACCTTGTTTAGGATTGACCAGCCTTGGtagctctttttattttaccatATTAACACAAAAAGCAGGACTGCACCAAGTAAATTTGGTAGAAACACCAAGTTTGGAATCACGGAAGACATGGCAGATGACTGCACAATTAAGCAGTGAAACTTTGAAAACCTGAGggagaacagaaggaaaacttgtcataaaatacaaaatcaagGTCACCATAGTGAGAGTTTTCACTGTGGCTTAGGACAAAGTGAATTGTGTCATGGGTCTATAGAATGGAGCCAGCAGTGCatttgaaatgcaaacaaaagaaaatctacTGCTCTGTGAGAGTTCTCAGGCTGAATTTTCCTCTACTTTCTTACAACCTCTGGACAATTTTCTTGCTATAAGTGTCTATTCACCAGAGCAGAATTGCACTGTATTCTTTAAAAGCACTGGAGAGGATGGTAAACTCCAGGGCAGGAAAACATATATTTATAGAAAGGAGCAATGTTAATGAAAGAACAAATTCACTTTGGGCAAATTTAGGGTAGAAAGCAGAACACCTCTAGGTTGGAGAGCAGCAAATTTCCCCTTGTAATTGTTTGTCTATTGAACAACCAGTGTACTATGGGGGATAAAAACATCCATGTGGACTGATTTCTTGCATGGGGCATGGGTTTCAGAATGTTCCTTTCCATCCTTCATCAACACAGGCTTCAGACTCTACTCATTCCCACTTGAAAATAACTCTTGTATCACCTTTCGGCAGTATTCCCATTGATAATAGGAAAATACAATTCAAAAGAtagatttaaaatttatatacCTGCACACACGCACATGGGCACTAAGCCTTAATATATTTCCAGTATTCTTTGTCATCTTTCAATGGGGAGATTGTTGCAGTAGGGCCTGTGAAGATCTTCTAGAACACgtaaatattttccagacaAACTTTTCCTGTTGCTGATCTCGGcacctgctcagagcagctgattTACAAAGCAGGAAGAAAGGCAGGGTCAGCACAGTCACTCTGTAGAATCATTTCAGCCACAAGGCGCTCCAGTCTGTACAATCACTGATTCTTCTTTCTCTGACCTGCCTTCCTGCAAAATTGTTGCTGAGAGACTTGATACAAGCAGTTCTGATTCCCCCACGTCCCCAACCccttaatattttctttctctgccaaACCCGCACAGGAATTAACGATCAAGgaaaagctaattttttttttttttaatgttgtgtTTTAGTTGCAGTtatgagggatttttttgtttgtttctgtgtgtgtgtgctgtttAGGGGGTggtattttttacatttctaagTAAGCACAGGAGACACAGGTCGAACGTTAGGATGACTGAAGAGGCATTTGTGTTTAATATGTTGCTTTATCATGCTAAAGTAGAATTTTGCTGGAAAATAGGGTCCAACAAATCTGACCATCTCTGAGTTGACTGGACAGACAGCAatagaatttcagaattttactACAGATTCGTCTGTAAACCCAGCTGGAAAATAGGGTCCAACAAATCTGACCATCTCTGAGTTGACTGGACAGACAGCAAtagaatttcagatttttactACAGATTCTTCTGTAAACCCGCAACTGTTACAGTCTAAACAGTCTACAGTGTAAACCCTAATCATGTTACAGGAAGAGGCAGCTGCTGTCTTCAGCATTTCCCATGGACAGGACTaggaaacaaacacacaaacagacAGATAGACAAATCCCTGGGAAAAAGTCCTTAGGGATATTAGAGGGAAAAAGTCCTTAGGAATACCAGAGCTAGAAGTATCCTTCTTCATCTATAACTGTAATTTTAGGCAAAGGAATACCAGAGCTAGAAGTATCCTTCTTCATCTATAACCGTAATTTTAGGCAATACTGCTGACACATTGTggtaaaatgcatttatttgtttttatggCTCAGTCAGAACTCACCTGGGAAAAGGTATCAGTCCTTAGGGATATTAGAGGGAAAAAGTCCTTAGGAATACCAGAGCTAGAAGTATCCTTCTTCATCTATAACTGTAATTTTAGGCAATACTGCTGACACATTGTggtaaaatgcatttttttgtttttatggttCAGTCAGAACTCACCTGGGAAAGGTATTTGAATGTCTCTGATCTAAAGGTTGATACAAGGAAggataaaaatagaaaagtatGCAGGTAGATTTGCATACCAGTCAGATCCAACAATTCCTACTGCTCCAGAAAAACTggcatttctgctctgctcacaggtCCTGAAGGCATGCAGAGTGCAATACAAATATGTGCCCCAAGCCAGAGCAGACTGTGGGAATTGGCTGCCACAAACATCTGCAGATTGGATGCTGAGCCCTGGAGAAATTTCGTTCTCCAACTGTTCCCTGCAGCCCCGAACTGCCGGGGGTCAGGGTCACTGCAGGCAGGTTAACCTGGGGCAGCAGAGGGCTGCCAAGAAAACCCAACAGCTGAGGCTTGACGGGACAAAATGCTGCCCTGCCCATGACACTGCTCTGTATCACCGCGGAGAAACAGTGCCTGGAGAGGGGTTCGAGCACCTCCAAAGAGGTTTCCCGGCGCCTGCAGCACCAAGGACAGCGGAGatctgcagcaccagggacagagGCACTCAGGACCACGGACAGCGGCACCGCCAGAACCACGGACAGCGGCACCGCCAGAACCACGGACAGCGCTCCCTCGAGCACCACGGACTGCCCCGCCgggcagagccacagcttcCCCCCACGATGAGCTTGTGTCCCCCTCCGTGTGACAAGGACAGCCCCGAGCGCCCCTGAAAGGCAGGGGTACGGCTCTCAGAGCCACCCCTGTACCTGGGGATTCTCATACCAAATACAAAGTGTACTTTTCCCACCAAAATCCTCTATGTGGAATCCATGAAAAAATATCAGGCCACAAGTTGTACTGAACTCTGCCTCGAGTGCGGATCTGTCCCCAAGAActaaagaagggaaaaagcatTTCCTGCTTCCTGAATGTCGTGGTTTATCCACAGCAACTAAGCCCCATGCAGCCACTGGCTCACTTCCACCTGATGAGAtagcaggagaagcagaacaGTAAAgatgagaaaactcatgggttgagacaATGACAGTTTAACAACTGAAGTGAAAGCTGCATGcacaaacaaagcagaacaaggaatTCACTCACTgtttgccatgggcaggcaaGTGTTCAGtcatctccaggaaagctgggctCCATCACGTTCAGTGGCCACCTGGGAAGACCAATGCCATCACTTCAAACATTCCcactttcttctttccccagctTTACATGCTGAGCATGACACCATATAATAAAAAACACCCGTGTGGACAGTTGGGATCAGATGTTCCAGATGTGTCTCCCCAACTCCTTGTGAACCCCCAACCCCCTGACTGGTGgtgtggggtgaggagcagaaaaggctttgactctgtgctgctcagcagcaacaaaaaccTCTTGTTTTATCAACATTGTTTTCAGCTCAAATCCAACACACAGCCCCATGtcagctactgtgaagaaaatcaaCTCCATCCCAGCAAAACCTAGCCCACTGCACtatcccaaatttcccatttACCCTGGTGATGGGTAAAGGACAGAAGAGATCAACAGCTACCTGATGTTCTTTAGCAAACATGCTGCCATAAGCAAACTTGCTGATTTCATGGAACAATGAGTTCAATTAATATTTGtcaaacagaaaggaaaacaacccAGAGGACCAACATCATTCCAGCTGCCCTTAGTTGTTTATGTAAAGTAATAAAATCCAACTTCCATTTAATTAACTATCCTACTAACAGCAATCTGCCCGGGAGCTTTAAGAGCTCTTAATACTGAAGATTTGTCTGGAGGACTGTCATCTAGTTTGATTATAGTTTGCGTAATAACATTATGTAGAGATAAGAACACTATTTAGATTTGAGTTATTCTGGTCGCTCATGCAAATTcctgtttgaagaaaaaaagaaaagaaagaagagagattGGACTTTTATAACCTATATCatcagaataaaacaaaacagaacttcTAATGAAGCCTTATGCACAATTTCAGTTCAGTTACATTTATAATAAGGAAAGGACAttttaaacagtaaaatgaaactttttttagcattttcacagccaggctggtttATGATCATCTCCCCTCAAAACATACAGATCTATATTTGCTCTCAGGACTCTTCCCctcactctgtgtgtgtgtgtgtgtgtgtatgcattgATCCCTTCAACCTAAACTTCAACacctgggtttattttctttttttgtctgagTTTCTCTTCCACAGTAGAatttggttgtttatttttctctgttcacAGCAGCCATTAAAGGCACCCACTGTCAGATGTGTAAAATCAGTCCAAAAGGATAAATGGGAAGAAATTAGAGGAACATAGAGGATGAATGATCACTTCATGATGACACCTGCTTCCATGACTTGCCCCCTCCAACAAACACCACTTCTGCTGTTtattctttcatgtttttctgaTATGTGTAACTGGTTAAAAATGGCAATATTACTGACTGAAGATTCTCTTCCTGTGAAAATCAATACGAATTTTGCTGCAGATTTCAACATTGTCCAGTTTCTCCCCTGCccttttctttaatatattgGCTTTAGAAtatttctctccagctctgtcagctTCTTCCATCTTTTTAACTAACACAGGAAGTCTGAAACCACAAAGAACATCAGATTTCTTTTACTGTGACTCCTTCTGTCTCACCTCTGTCAGCCCCTCCTTTGGATACTCTTACACTCTTCAATGAGTCTTACCAAGAAGGAATCCTTCTGCAGAGTACCTCGGCTCATGTTCGTAAGTCCTGTTATTTCCCATGGATACTCTCCCATTACCTGATTGCTCTTAGATTAAGAATCTCATAGTAGCTTTCCTCTAACATTTTTCTTATagaattgttttgtttattttgtggcAGCATTTGTGATGGGAGAGTTGTTCTTATCCATGGGCTCTGTCAAGTTCATGAGCAGCACTAAGAGTCACGGGTTAGCTCTAATTTTATGAACACTCTTGTTTCAACTGAATGCACTGGTTGAACTCCCATCAATTAGAAGACATGCAGTTGCTACTATAAATATCTATCCCATAATGTATCTATTTGTCCACAggtatttttattccaaagaacaaatttgttttactttgcaaGATTTCTAAGTGTCTGTTATCCATGGTCAGTCACTTCAGGGCTGGATGTAACCACCCTCTGATGATGATGAACTATAGTGAAATCGTACCCATCAAACAAAGCAGCTGGGAGCCTTACACTGgaaatctttttcttaaaaatattgctaaaagTTTTTCTAAAAACTTGCAGTTAAGCATTGTAATGTCAAAATAACTAATGGATGAGAGCTTGGCTGAAATCTGTGAGGCCCAGCATGCCCCAGGTGTTTACAGTTCTT
Proteins encoded:
- the PRLHR gene encoding prolactin-releasing peptide receptor, with protein sequence MMNSDNLSSQSFLSAIHSNTSNLFSGLQFVQSFKPLIIPCYSLVVFIGVIGNYLLIYVICKTKKMHNVTNFLVGNLAFSDMLMCATCVPLTLAYAFEPRGWVYGRFMCYFVFLMQPVTVFVSVFTLTVIAVDRYCATVYPFRRRLTIPICAYILAAIWLLSCTLAAPALVHTYHAEFPELDFSICEEFWFHMKRDRLAYAYSTLIITYVLPLAVISLSYLRISVKLKNRVVPGNVTQGQAEWDRARRRKTFRLLVLVVAAFGVCWLPLHIFNMIKDIDISLIDKQYFNFIQLLCHWFAMMSACTNAFLYAWLHDSFRGELKKMFAWRKKKIGPATNCIMASVVL